The Calditrichota bacterium region TGGATCTCGGCTCCGGGTCGAAAAGTGACCAGCGCAGCATTCAACCGGTCAACGAAGATGGTTGCGCGGTTGGTGAGGTGCGGCGGCAGGTACCCGCGGTTCGCTCGCGCTACGGCCTCGGGCGGAATCTTCGCGACTTCGCGGTCGTAGGTGAGCAGCCCGTTATTCTCGGTTTCCACATCGGTGATCTGCGTGTACACGGCGGCGCTCAGCCCCTCTTCGCGAGCCAATCGATGCACAGTGGTGAGGACCTCCACGTAACGTTCCAGCAGCCGTTCCCGTGTGGGGAGGAGGTCATACCCCCACCCCCGTTCTGTCCACGTGTGGCCCGACACCACATAGCCCAAACCGCCGAACTCGCCCAGCACCGCGGCACGCTCCGGCTCGGCCGGCGGCGCCACCGGGTCGGGGTAGGAATGGACGTCGCGAACGCCACCAACCCCCGCATCCGTCCACCCGCTGGCATTATCCACGAGCCGGCTCGGGTCGAGCCGCCTCACGAACTCGACGATCCGCTCCGTGTCGTACTGTCCCCATTCCTCATTGAAAGTCACCCACATGATGATGCAGGGGTGATTGAAGCGGCCCCGCACCATCGCCTCAAGCTCGCGCTCGAATTGCTCCCGCTCCTCCGGGGTACGATTTGCGCCGTTGGGCATATCCTGCCAGACGAGCAGTCCCAGGCGATCGCACCAGGAGTACCAGCGCTCCGGATCCACCTTCACGTGCTTCCGCACCATGTTGAAGCCCATGCGCTTCATCATCTCCACGTCGAATCGAAGCGCAGCGTCCGAGGGCGCGGTGTAGATGCCGTCCGGCCAGAACCCCTGGTCCAGCGGGCCAATCTGGAAGAGAGGTACACCATTCACCAGAATCCGGGTGACACCGCTGCTGTCCGGTCCGACGGCGACTTTGCGCATGCCGAAGTAGCTGCGCACCTCGTCGATCCTCTTGCCATCGCGCTCAAGGGCCACCGTCAGATCGTAGAGGAAGGGATCGTCGGGCGACCATAGCCTCGGGGAAGGGATAGCCAGGATCAGCTCCCCGTCCGCCGGTCCCGACTGGTGCGCGATCTCCTTGCCTCCGGATGCCGCAGCCGCTATGAGGCGGAGGCCCGTCTTCTCGCCGCGGACCTCGGCCGAGACGAGCAGCGAGCCACGATCCACATCGGGCACCAGGCGCAACCCAGAGATGTACGTGTCGGGTACCGGTTCCAGCCAGACGGTCTGCCAGATGCCGCTCGTGAGCGTGTAGTAGATTCCGCCTGGGGTGAGGGTCTGTTTGCCCACCGGTTGTCCACCCGCATTGGTGGGGTCCCAGACCGCAATCACCAGCTCCTGTTCTTCGTCCGGCCGCAGGGCGTCGGTAATGTCGAAGCTGAACCGGTCATACCCGCCGCGATGCTGGCCTACGCGCACGCCGTTGAGATAGACGTCTGTCTCCCAGTCCACCGCGTCCAGGTGCAGGAGAATGCGGCCCCTCCGCCAGGAATGCGGAAGCCGGAAAGTCCGGCGGTACCACAGACGTTCCTCAGGGCTCACCTTCCTGGCGAGCCCGGAAAGGGCCGACTCCACGGGAAATGGAACCAGGATCCTGTGGGGGAAGGTGTCCGGCCGCGCGGCATCTTTGGGAACGATCGCCAGCTGCCAGAGGCCGTTGAGGTTCAGCCAATCCTTCCGGACCATCTGCGGCCTGGGGTATTCCCGCCAGACTTTGCCGGGCGCGACTTCCCGTGCCCAGCGAGTGAAGAGGGGACTTGCGGCTTGATGCCAGTCCGCGCTCCGCCTGC contains the following coding sequences:
- a CDS encoding chitobiase/beta-hexosaminidase C-terminal domain-containing protein, yielding MDACCHRTVSAIVWTLALAIPLCVLGCRRRSADWHQAASPLFTRWAREVAPGKVWREYPRPQMVRKDWLNLNGLWQLAIVPKDAARPDTFPHRILVPFPVESALSGLARKVSPEERLWYRRTFRLPHSWRRGRILLHLDAVDWETDVYLNGVRVGQHRGGYDRFSFDITDALRPDEEQELVIAVWDPTNAGGQPVGKQTLTPGGIYYTLTSGIWQTVWLEPVPDTYISGLRLVPDVDRGSLLVSAEVRGEKTGLRLIAAAASGGKEIAHQSGPADGELILAIPSPRLWSPDDPFLYDLTVALERDGKRIDEVRSYFGMRKVAVGPDSSGVTRILVNGVPLFQIGPLDQGFWPDGIYTAPSDAALRFDVEMMKRMGFNMVRKHVKVDPERWYSWCDRLGLLVWQDMPNGANRTPEEREQFERELEAMVRGRFNHPCIIMWVTFNEEWGQYDTERIVEFVRRLDPSRLVDNASGWTDAGVGGVRDVHSYPDPVAPPAEPERAAVLGEFGGLGYVVSGHTWTERGWGYDLLPTRERLLERYVEVLTTVHRLAREEGLSAAVYTQITDVETENNGLLTYDREVAKIPPEAVARANRGYLPPHLTNRATIFVDRLNAALVTFRPGAEIHYTLDGRTPTRRDPVYTGPIPITEDCVLRAKAFWPEGQESDVATYSFRKVAPLTAVPGEGLVPGLRVRYYEGEWDSLPDFEQFQAVQEMTHSSIDLGPAKRESLFGLVYSGYFRVPATGVYLFHLRSDDGSRLWIGDQLVVDNDGLHGAREESGAIALQEGFHPFRVEYFQKRGGRALEVAIEGPDLPKQPPRRELLFH